DNA sequence from the Gallaecimonas pentaromativorans genome:
CTTGGCGATAAAACCAACCGCTATTGGTCTTATTTGAACAACGACCGGCCCTTTGATTGGCGAGAGCAACTGGTGGCGGCGGTCAAAGCCCTGCAATTGGGCGACATGCTGGCGTTTTACCAGCGCGACATCGTCCACAACGGTGCCGGCCGCTACCTGCTGTGGAGCCAAGGCCAGCAGCCGGCGGCAGGGGAGATGCCCAAAGCCTGCGACAGCCAAGCCTGCCTCGACCGGCAGTGGCAATACCTCGCCCAGTAATAAAAAAGCCCCGCGAGGGGCTTTTTTATATCAGGCGTTGGCGTAGCCTTCTCGGCCTGCTAGCCAGCGCTGGATAAGGGCGTCGGCGTTGGCGGGGTGGTCGCGCAGCAGCTGCTGCGCGGCGTGTTGCACCTTGGGCAGGAGGTAAGCGTCCCGTACCAAATCGGCGATGCGTAGCTCGGCAATGCCGGTCTGGCGGGTGCCCAGCAGCTCGCCGGGGCCGCGAATTTCCAGGTCTCGCTGGGCAATCACAAAGCCGTCGTTGGAATCGCGCAGCACCCCCAGCCGAGCGGTAGCGGTAGGGGACAGCGGCGCGTGGTAGAGCAGCACGCAGTGGGACGCAGTGCTACCCCGGCCAACCCGGCCCCGCAGTTGGTGCAGTTGGGCGAGGCCCAGGCGCTCGGGGTTTTCGATGATCATCAAAGAGGCGTTGGGTACGTCTACCCCCACCTCAATCACGGTGGTGGCCACCAGTAAGTTAAGCGTGCCTGCTTTAAAGGCGGCCATCACCGCCTGCTTTTCATCGCTTTTCATGCGGCCGTGCACCAGGCCGACGCGAAGCTCGGGCAGCGCCGTTTTCAGGGCTTCGGCAGTGGCCTCGGCGGCCTGGGCTTCCAGCACTTCGGATTCTTCCACCAGGGTACAGACCCAATAGGCTTGGCGCCCTTCCAGGCAGGCGTCACGGACCCGCGCTATCACTTGGTCTCGGCGGCCATCCGGCACCGCCACCGTGGTGACAGGGGTGCGGCCCGGCGGCAGCTCGTCAATGATGGAGCTGTTTAAGTCGGCGTAGGCGGCCATGGCCAGGGTGCGGGGAATGGGGGTGGCGGTCATGATCAGCTGATGCGGGTAATGCTCGCCCTGGCGGCCCTTTTCCCGCAAGGTCAGCCGCTGGTGCACACCAAAGCGGTGTTGCTCGTCGATGATCACCAGCGCCAGGTTGGCAAAGTCCACGTCGTTTTGAAACAAGGCATGGGTGCCCACCGCCAGTTGGCTGGCGCCGCTCGCCAGATCGCTTAGTGCCTGGGCGCGGGCCTTGGCCTTGAGCTTGCCGGCCAGCCAGCTAACGCCAATGCCTAAAGGCTCGAGCCACTGGCTGAAGTTAATGGCGTGCTGCTCGGCCAGTATTTCGGTGGGCGCCATCAGCGCCACCTGGTAGCCGTTGCTGATGGCCCTAAGCGCCGCCAGCGCTGCCACCAGGGTCTTGCCAGCCCCCACATCCCCTTGCACCAGCCGCATCATCGGTTTGTGGTCGGCCAGATCCCGGTGAATGTCGGCCACCACCCGGCTTTGGGCGCCAGTAGGGCTGTAGGGCAGGGCGGCCAGGAAGCGCTGCTCCAAATCACCTTTGGGGTGCATCGCCACCGCCTGGTGGTGCTGATGGTGGGCGCGCAGCTTTAAAAGAGAGA
Encoded proteins:
- the recG gene encoding ATP-dependent DNA helicase RecG, with the protein product MAPDLGLVTPISALKGVGPKVVEKLERLGLRTIPDLWFHLPLRYEDRTRICPISDLLPGMHIAVMAEVVKAEIVYGRRRMMVVTVADASGAATLRFFNFSAAQKNSFTPGKWVRAFGEIRTGKVRFEIIHPEYKLLEEGSEPELEESLTAVYPTTEGLRQQTLRSIVEQGLGYLSDAIPELIPPLLNPHKLPLVEALRIVHRPPPDVSLALLEEGQHPAQQRLALEELLAQQLSLLKLRAHHQHHQAVAMHPKGDLEQRFLAALPYSPTGAQSRVVADIHRDLADHKPMMRLVQGDVGAGKTLVAALAALRAISNGYQVALMAPTEILAEQHAINFSQWLEPLGIGVSWLAGKLKAKARAQALSDLASGASQLAVGTHALFQNDVDFANLALVIIDEQHRFGVHQRLTLREKGRQGEHYPHQLIMTATPIPRTLAMAAYADLNSSIIDELPPGRTPVTTVAVPDGRRDQVIARVRDACLEGRQAYWVCTLVEESEVLEAQAAEATAEALKTALPELRVGLVHGRMKSDEKQAVMAAFKAGTLNLLVATTVIEVGVDVPNASLMIIENPERLGLAQLHQLRGRVGRGSTASHCVLLYHAPLSPTATARLGVLRDSNDGFVIAQRDLEIRGPGELLGTRQTGIAELRIADLVRDAYLLPKVQHAAQQLLRDHPANADALIQRWLAGREGYANA